A single region of the Gemella sp. zg-570 genome encodes:
- a CDS encoding sigma factor-like helix-turn-helix DNA-binding protein, with product MKDKKEYYLKVNGKRIPVTRKVYLEHCKELNRENYLKRLDRKNNLLYFSEFDKENDNFIDHIKDKSVDVEKIVEAKMRIEDLYKAISKLNEEERKIIDAIYFDEKSMRDLAKENKTNVMKISRKHKSILNKIRKWLAD from the coding sequence ATGAAAGACAAAAAAGAATATTACCTAAAAGTCAATGGTAAAAGAATTCCTGTAACAAGAAAAGTATATCTTGAGCATTGCAAAGAATTAAATAGAGAAAATTATTTAAAAAGGTTAGATAGAAAAAATAATTTATTGTATTTTTCTGAATTTGATAAAGAAAATGATAATTTTATAGATCATATAAAAGATAAGTCTGTTGATGTGGAAAAAATAGTTGAAGCCAAGATGAGAATAGAAGATTTATATAAGGCAATTTCCAAATTAAATGAGGAAGAAAGAAAAATAATTGATGCTATTTATTTTGATGAGAAATCAATGCGAGATTTAGCAAAGGAAAATAAAACGAATGTTATGAAAATCAGTAGAAAACATAAAAGTATATTAAATAAGATACG
- the mobC gene encoding plasmid mobilization relaxosome protein MobC: MANRTRKIQLKICLTDKEKELFEEKRRLSKCSSMASFIRKSILEKEIIVIDLEPFYKIQHLLSNATNNINQIAKYTNTYGVIYKTDIEDMKQMISKTSKNVLDILSYLQNTNKINVEE; encoded by the coding sequence ATGGCAAATAGAACTAGAAAAATTCAGTTAAAAATCTGTCTTACAGATAAAGAAAAAGAACTTTTTGAAGAAAAAAGACGATTATCAAAATGCTCATCTATGGCTTCTTTTATCAGAAAATCAATCTTAGAAAAAGAAATAATCGTTATCGACTTAGAACCTTTTTACAAAATTCAGCACCTACTTTCTAATGCAACAAACAATATTAATCAGATTGCAAAATACACAAATACTTATGGTGTGATTTATAAAACTGATATAGAAGATATGAAACAAATGATTAGTAAGACTTCTAAAAATGTGTTGGATATTCTCTCTTATTTACAAAATACAAACAAGATAAATGTTGAGGAATAA
- a CDS encoding relaxase/mobilization nuclease domain-containing protein — translation MAITKIHPIKSTLNLAIKYITNENKTDDKILVSTFNCHEDTAYIQFQNTRNFYETKGTVLARHLIQSFLPDEVSPELAHKIGKELCNKLLKDNYEYILTTHIDRGHIHNHIIFNNVGFKTGKCYQSNKRTYHTIRAISDELCKENNLIIIDEFYEKYKKLRAKGQSYKQYLENKKGTSWKSKLQFDIDNSIIKSSTWNNFLELMKEKGYEIKYGKHIAFKYKDKERYTRSKTIGEDYTEEKIKERILNTNKTKIKKQIKATKKSIGKIIDIKNNSKAKNSKGYEIWVTKHNLSTMADSIISLRKLGINSKKELDEYIKNNFEKRQNLLDEMKIIDKELTQLDKIVEASHKVYQYKKIYDAYKKDVKNPIFKNDYSNEIKEYKNALKLLKNNYDKMPDTETLCKELEVLQEKKNTLYAEYSSINDLNYKLQLLKNNYDKYINKDLEL, via the coding sequence ATGGCAATTACTAAAATTCATCCTATAAAATCAACACTTAATCTTGCTATTAAATACATTACAAACGAAAATAAAACAGATGACAAAATACTTGTATCGACCTTTAATTGTCATGAAGATACTGCTTATATTCAATTTCAAAATACTAGAAATTTTTATGAAACAAAAGGAACTGTACTAGCAAGACATTTAATTCAATCTTTTCTTCCTGATGAAGTTAGTCCTGAACTTGCACACAAAATTGGAAAAGAATTATGTAATAAATTACTAAAAGATAACTATGAATATATTCTTACTACTCACATTGATCGTGGACATATTCATAATCATATTATATTTAATAATGTTGGTTTTAAAACTGGAAAATGTTATCAAAGTAATAAAAGAACTTACCATACTATAAGAGCGATTAGTGATGAATTGTGCAAAGAAAACAACCTAATCATTATTGATGAGTTTTATGAAAAATATAAAAAACTAAGAGCTAAAGGACAATCATATAAACAATATTTAGAAAATAAAAAAGGAACTTCTTGGAAATCAAAATTACAATTTGATATTGATAACTCAATTATTAAATCAAGTACTTGGAATAACTTTTTAGAACTAATGAAAGAAAAAGGCTACGAAATAAAATACGGAAAACATATTGCTTTTAAGTATAAAGATAAAGAAAGATACACTCGTTCTAAGACAATAGGTGAAGATTATACTGAAGAAAAAATAAAAGAAAGAATACTTAATACAAATAAAACAAAAATTAAAAAGCAAATTAAAGCTACTAAAAAATCTATTGGAAAAATTATTGATATTAAAAATAATTCAAAAGCTAAAAATAGTAAAGGTTATGAAATTTGGGTAACAAAACACAATCTTTCTACAATGGCTGATTCTATCATTTCATTAAGAAAACTTGGTATTAATAGTAAAAAAGAGCTTGATGAATACATTAAAAATAATTTTGAGAAAAGACAAAATTTACTTGATGAAATGAAAATTATTGACAAGGAACTCACTCAACTCGATAAAATTGTAGAAGCTAGTCATAAAGTATATCAATATAAAAAAATTTATGATGCTTATAAAAAAGATGTAAAAAATCCTATTTTTAAAAATGACTACTCAAATGAAATTAAAGAATATAAAAATGCTTTAAAACTTCTTAAAAACAATTATGATAAAATGCCAGATACAGAAACATTATGTAAAGAACTTGAAGTACTACAAGAAAAAAAGAATACTTTATATGCTGAGTATTCTTCTATAAATGATTTGAATTACAAATTACAATTATTAAAAAATAACTATGATAAGTATATTAATAAAGACTTGGAACTATAA